In one window of Vespa crabro chromosome 6, iyVesCrab1.2, whole genome shotgun sequence DNA:
- the LOC124424562 gene encoding dedicator of cytokinesis protein 9 isoform X6, with translation MSERKFTRGLGKPGMAAQLRETVSQVVRESTVQSKPHLVDPIDFESFVLKNKTLLQNDPQRELLLYPPDDVSQVVLPRRYRAIVPTAQYISDNDEEGGSLLTKECLRSYTSNWNLIHYKYSAYNGSYLDLPKITKADDLKDEVYEIDTEVDQVDEDLIKNNGITKEGYLMKGPEIGSSDRMFAHIGSKSFKRRFCHLRQEVDGTYILEFFKDEKKGEAKLAIVMDFCTEVVRNPKRGRYCFELRMTGTHKSYTLAADNETDMQDWLSKLNSVLQHYKQQEEKRAASLERTCNTPPPSPQPMQVYGTLKGLEQSMNPQLIKYSRETDTSIALARREYRKPLFSLYSNMSRVKAPTGGNSTEHNIDPYKEQFGHRIFIKCETLKFRLQAPIDEKETLCQVEPYQTTLCLFDAKHGRKLTENFYFDVNHEIVQGMIKELSPTSIMTESNENISLPEELKTVPLDWIKHPKQAIFHVSNPHPDIFLVVRIDKILQGNICQTSEPYVRTTKDPRLGLKVHKQVRACCQRLGNYRMPFAWAARPLFRLYSNELDTSPDFPAIYRQEGNKIKDEELLKLLSEYRKPEKLSKLTVIPGWLKIKIEPIIEIPENTLSTSLTPLKPFPIPPVNDPTLEIAEFESTSEKDVHPYTTYVNHLYVYPQTLSFDTQKIFTRARNIACIIELRDDDGENVEPLRCIYGRPGTPLLCVRASCAVLHHNAIPSWYEEIKIRLPTKLHSKHHLLFSFYHISCDMNKKKENGIENCVGYAWAPLLYKGRLNVDMDANVQVLPVATHLPQGYLSIQPLGLGKGNAGPDITWIDSQRPIFTVAFQLISTVFTRDPHLYNLFAHAERILDTRPSVMPSDTETCKILKAAHAIQLVTAITFLPTILNQLFTLLTYNIGEEVGLYIIRVLIHIINMIHEAGRKEILQAYIKFVFLSPSQATCNMTVHEQLGKYLPILLQPNNTDFLVINKFMRHSNFFFEIMIKSMAQYLLTTGRIKMHRNERFSKEYHERIKHLLDVIMPYIINKYKEMPVETHELNKSLAQLLKHCLTFMDRGFVFRLINSYVDKFSPGDPRTLHDFKFTFLQIICSHEHYISFNLPMMQSRISPRDLMNEYCLSEDFCKHHFLVGLLLQEIKISLNEIMQIRKVAITTLRDLLAKHELDDRYQNKGQLSRIASIYIPWLEIVLENLVRLQSVHDSSKAENKHNDINRISTSSSFLATKDIANSTITAGTPKSIHRLTLNLDTQSPIRASIHLRDSTYFAAIAGQGLVNGYSCTSIESDTSTMSGASQSNISQETAIIRESVENGISDKKRHSRSLSVTQASPRCDKLQSSEVKDILLCFLFVIKYLGDHQVIAWWQQCSDSEILSFFTVIEISLHHFKYIGKRQIAANITNNSGKPRTVKAMTLPARMAPPDFTTESPTTGTLQPHNTVTRENLIESDSGKMYQALLEANMATEVGLIALDCLGLFCIHFKDALLADDGENPIMQKLFNIYLSFLQVGQSETLLRHVFAGFRAFLNNYSIALFQGNAALCGRLCYELLRCCNSKLSSIRQESCALLYLLMRSNFEFTSRKGLTRVHLQVIISVSQMLGNVIGLNNSRFQESLSLINSYASSDKVMKGTGFPVEVKDLNKRIRTVLMATAQMREHNNDPEMLVDLQHSLANSYASTPELRHTWLETMARNHARDGNYSEAACCQLHIAALMAEYLKLKKVHRWGAEAFDNISVNISRDERSLKLDAGVQDIHYTEYLLLEQLELCAEMLEKAERFELLGHLYRLIVPMYEEKRNYEALANCYTHLAQACNKIVEVTKSGKRLLGRFYRIAFFGSAYFEEENGQEYIYKEPKVTSLSEISERLHHLYSEKFGSENVKMIMDSIPVNVAELDSKIAYIQVTHVTPYFDKIELDTRQTEFEQNHNVSCFMFETPFTKDGRARGNPEDQWKRRTILTTQYSFPYIKKRILVIEKRIMELGPIEVALDEMRQRVQELEDVALIAPTDVKKLQLRLQGSICVTVNAGPLAYASAFLDPALSPQYPDDKVEELKDVFREFVKICYTALQINSKLITPDQHEYQEVLRENYQKLCQSLSSLLGEPIWSDEQVGSFKRNSAALFSVISGANSHTSTA, from the exons ATGAGCGAAAGGAAATTCACACGCGGCCTGGGAAAGCCGGGTATGGCCGCACAATTACGTGAAACGGTTTCTCAGGTCGTACGCGAAAGTACCGTACAG agTAAACCACATTTAGTCGACCCAATAGATTTTGAGAGCTTCGTgctaaagaataaaacattaTTGCAGAATGATCCGCAAAGAGAATTATTGCTTTATCCGCCGGACGATGTTTCT CAAGTTGTCCTACCGAGGCGTTATCGCGCTATCGTGCCTACAGCACAATATATTTCGGATAATGACGAGGAAGGCGGAAGTCTCCTGACCAAAGAATGTTTACGAAGTTACACCTCCAATTGGAATTTGATACATTACAAATATTCTGCCTACAACGGAAGTTATCTCGATTTACCCAA AATAACAAAAGCGGATGACCTCAAGGATGAAGTATATGAAATTGATACGGAAGTGGATCAAGTCGACGAG gatttaatcaaaaataatgGGATTACGAAGGAGGGTTACTTAATGAAAGGACCTGAAATTGGAAGCTCCGATCGTATGTTTGCTCATATCGGCTcaaaatcttttaaaagacGTTTTTGCCATTTAAGACAGGAGGTCGATGGCACATACATTTtggaatttttcaaagatgAGAAAAAGGGCGAAGCTAAGTTGGCAATAGTAATGGACTTTTGTACAGAAGTTGTTAGAAATCCAAAACGTGGAAGGTATTGTTTTGAATTAAGAATGACAGGAACTCACAAGTCTTATACATTAGCGGCCGATAATGAAACAGATATGCAAGATTGGTTATCAAAGTTGAATTCTGTATTGCAACATTACAAGCAACAAGAGGAGAAACGTGCTGCATCTTTAGAAAGAACATGTAacactcctcctccttcccctcAACCAATGCAG GTATATGGAACGTTGAAAGGTTTGGAACAGAGTATGAATccacaattaattaaatactcCAGGGAAACTGACACAAGTATAGCATTAGCCAGACGGGAATATAGAAAACCTTTGTTTAGTCTATATTCCAACATGTCACGTGTAAAAGCACCTACAGGAGGAAATTCTACTGAACATAATATTGATCCGTATAAGGAGCAATTTGGgcatagaatttttattaagtgTGAAACTCTTAAGTTTAGACTGCAAGCTCCAATTGATGAGAAAGAAACTCTTTGCCAAGTTGAACCGTATCAAACAACTTTATGTCTTTTTGATGCAAAGCACGGCAGGAAACTCacggaaaatttttatttcgacgtTAACCATGAAATTGTGCAAGGGATGATAAAGGAATTAAGTCCTACTAGCATTATGACAGaatctaatgaaaatataagtcTACCTGAAGAATTGAAAACTGTACCATTGGATTGGATAAAACATCCAAAGCAG GCTATATTTCACGTTAGTAACCCCCATCCTGATATATTTCTTGTGGTAAGAATAGATAAGATATTACAAGGGAATATATGTCAAACTTCTGAACCATATGTAAGAACGACTAAAGATCCAAGATTAGGATTAAAAGTACACAAACAAGTTAGAGCATGTTGCCAAAG ATTAGGAAATTATAGAATGCCATTTGCTTGGGCTGCCAGACCTTTATTTAGACTGTATAGTAACGAGTTGGATACTTCTCCAGACTTTCCAGCGATATATAGGCAGGAAGggaataaaatcaaagatgAAGAGTTATTAAAATTGCTTTCAGAGTATAGAAA ACCTGAAAAACTTAGCAAATTAACCGTTATACCTGGAtggttgaaaataaaaattgaaccCATCATTGAGATACCAGAAA ATACATTGTCGACATCTTTGACTCCCTTGAAACCATTTCCCATTCCACCTGTAAACGATCCAACTCTTGAAATTGCAGAATTTGAAAGTACATCTGAAAAAGATGTTCATCCCTATACTACATATGTCAATCATCTTTATGTTTATCCACAAACTTTATCTTTCGATACTCAAAAGATATTTACAAGAGCTAGAAATATTGCGTGTATCATTGAATTACGAGATGATGATGGAGAAAATGTGGAACCTTTAAGA tGCATCTATGGCCGTCCAGGTACACCATTGTTGTGTGTACGAGCGTCTTGCGCAGTGTTACATCATAATGCTATTCCATCTTGGTACGAAGAAATTAAGATAAGATTACCAACAAAACTTCATTCAAAACATCACTtgctcttttcattttatcatataagCTGTgatatgaataagaaaaaggaaaatgggaTTGAAAATTGCGTTGGTTATGCTTGGGCTCCATTGTTATATAAAGGAAG ACTCAATGTAGATATGGATGCAAATGTTCAAGTTCTACCTGTTGCAACGCATTTACCACAAGGATATCTTTCTATTCAACCCCTTGGTCTAGGGAAAGGG aATGCTGGCCCAGACATTACATGGATTGATTCACAAAGACCAATATTTACAGTAGCTTTTCAGTTAATATCAACGGTATTTACTCGCGATCCTCATTTATACAATCTCTTTGCTCATGCCGAACGAATTCTGGATACTAGGCCATCTGTAATGCCTTCGGATACAGAAACgtgtaaaatattgaaagcAGCGCATGCAATACAGTTGGTCACAGctattacttttcttcctactatattaaatcaattgtTCACATTATTGACGTATAATATAGGCGAAGAAGTAGGATTGTATATTATTAGGGTACTAATACACATTATAAACATGATACACGAAGCTGGTCGAAAAGAAATACTTCAGGCTTATATCAAG TTTGTCTTTCTGTCGCCATCACAAGCAACCTGCAATATGACCGTTCATGAACAATTAGGGAAATATCTGCCAATATTATTACAACCAAACAATACGGATTTCTTGGTAATTAACAAATTCATGCGTCATTCTAATTTCTTCTTTGAGATAATGATTAAAAGTATGGCACAATATCTACTTACTACTGGTAGAATAAAA ATGCAtagaaatgaaagattttCGAAAGAGTATCATGAACGCATTAAGCATCTATTAGATGTAATTATgccatatataataaataagtacaaaGAAATGCCGGTTGAAACGcacgaattaaataaaagccTTGCTCAATTGTTAAAG cATTGCCTCACGTTCATGGATCGTGGTTTCGTTTTCCGTTTGATCAACTCATACGTGGATAAATTTTCTCCTGGAGATCCACGCACTCTACatgattttaaatttacatttctTCAAATCATTTGTTCTCACGAGcattatatatctttcaattTACCAATGATGCAGTCCCGTATTTCACCTAGAG ACTTGATGAATGAATACTGTTTATCAGAAGATTTTTGTAAGCATCATTTTTTGGTTGGCTTATTACTCCAAGAAATCAAAATATCTCTCAATGAAATAATGCAAATTCGAAAGGTAGCCATAACTACATTAAGAGATCTCTTGGCTAAGCACGAACTCGATGATAGATATCAAAATAAG GGACAATTGAGCAGGATAGCATCCATTTATATACCATGGTTAGAGATAGTATTGGAAAATTTGGTGCGTTTACAATCTGTACACGACAGTTCTAAAGCGGAAAATAAACACAATGACATAAATCGAATATCAACTAGCAGTTCCTTTTTGGCAACTAAGGATATCGCTAATAGTACTATAACAGCAGGCACTCCCAAGTCCATTCACAG acTTACGTTAAATTTGGATACGCAATCTCCAATCAGAGCGTCTATACATCTACGAGATTCTACATATTTTGCTGCTATTGCTGGACAAGGTTTGGTCAATGGCTATTCTTGTACCAGTATAGAATCAGATACATCAACAATGTCAGGTGCCTCACAGTCGAATATATCACAAGAAACAGCAATTATTCGCGAGTCTGTAGAAAATGGTATAAGCGATAAAAAAAGGCATTCTCGTTCTTTGAGCGTTACACAGGCTTCGCCCAGATGTGATAAATTACAATCCTCCGAAGTCAAGGATATAttgctttgttttttatttgtgaTCAAATATTTAGGCGATCATCAAGTTATTGCATGGTGGCAACAGTGCAGTGATTCCGAGATATTGAGTTTTTTTACTGTAATTGA AATAAGTCttcatcattttaaatatattggtAAAAGACAAATAGCtgcaaatataacaaataattctgGGAAACCACGTACGGTAAAGGCAATGACATTGCCAGCCAGAATGGCACCACCAGATTTCACGACTGAAAGTCCAACTACTGGTACACTGCAACCACACAATACTGTTACTAGAGAGAATCTCATTGAAAGCGACAGTGGTAAAATGTATCAGGCTTTATTAGAGGCAAATATGGCTACAGAAGTTGGTCTTATAGCACTTGACTGTCTAGGCCTCTTTTGTATTCATTTTAAG GACGCACTTTTAGCAGATGATGGAGAAAATCCAATAATGCAAAAATTGTtcaatatctatctatcctttcTACAAGTCGGTCAATCGGAGACATTGCTACGTCACGTGTTTGCCGGATTTCgagcatttttaaataattattctattgcTCTGTTTCAAG gtAATGCTGCGCTTTGTGGGCGATTATGTTATGAATTATTAAGATGTTGCAATAGTAAACTTAGTTCTATTAGACAAGAATCATGTGCTTTATTATATCTGCTTATGAGAAGTAATTTTGAATTTACCAGTAGAAAAGGATTAACGAGAGTGCATTTACAG GTAATAATCTCGGTTTCACAAATGCTTGGAAATGTTATTGGTTTGAATAATTCAAGATTTCAAGAATCATTGTCATTGATAAATAGTTATGCTTCTTCTGATAAAGTGATGAAGGGTACTGGTTTTCCAGTTGAAGTTAAAGATTTGAATAAAAGAATTCGAACAGTTTTAATGGCAACAGCACAAATGAGGGAACATAACAATGATCCTGAGATGCTTGTCGATTTGCAACATAGTTTGGCCAATTCTTATGCCAGTACACCCGAATTGAGGCATACTTGGCTCGAAACTATGGCTAGAAATCATGCGAGAGATGGAAATTATTCCGAG GCGGCTTGTTGTCAATTACATATTGCAGCATTAATGGcagaatatttgaaattgaaGAAAGTTCATAGATGGGGTGCAGAGGCTTTTGACAATATTTCCGTGAATATTTCTAGAGACGAGCGTAGTCTTAAGCTCGATGCTG GCGTTCAAGATATTCATTACACGGAATATTTATTGCTAGAGCAGTTGGAGCTTTGTGCTGAAATGTTGGAAAAAGCAGAACGTTTTGAGTTACTCGGACATTTGTATCGTTTAATAGTTCCTatgtacgaagaaaaaagaaattatgagGCTTTAGCAAATTGTTATACGCATTTAGCGCAAGCTTGCAATAAAATTGTCGAAGTCACCAAGTCCGGCAAACGGCTCCTTGGGAGATTTTATAGAATTGCATTTTTTGGATCG gCATATTTCGAAGAGGAAAATGGccaagagtatatatataaggaaccTAAAGTGACGTCATTGTCAGAAATTTCAGAACGTCTTCATCATTTATATTCAGAGAAATTTGGTTCGGAAAATGTCAAGATGATAATGGATTCCATACCCGTCAATGTCGCCGAATTAGATTCAAAAATAGCATACATTCAAGTGACTCATGTAACTCCGTACTttgataaaatagaattagaTACTCGTCAAACGGAATTTGAACAAAATCACAATGTATCTTGTTTCATGTTCGAAACTCCATTTACGAAAGATGGACGGGCGAGGGGAAATCCTGAAGATCAATGGAAGAGAAGGACTATTTTAACGA caCAATATTCCTTTCCGTACATAAAAAAACGTATATTAGTGATCGAGAAGAGAATAATGGAACTTGGCCCCATCGAAGTAGCTTTAGATGAAATGAGACAACGCGTTCAAGAATTGGAGGATGTGGCTTTAATAGCTCCAACTGATGTAAAAAAACTTCAATTGCGATTACAAGGAAGCATTTGCGTGACAGTAAATGCTGGTCCACTTGCTTATGCCTCTGCATTCTTAGACCCAGCGCTTTCTCCGCAATATCCTGATGATAAAGTTGAAGAGTTAAAGGATGTTTTtag ggaatttgtaaaaatatgttataCAGCCTTGCAGATCAACAGTAAATTAATTACTCCCGATCAGCATGAATATCAGGAAGTATTACGCGAAAATTATCAAAAGCTTTGCCAAAGCTTGTCATCGTTATTGGGTGAACCTATATGGTCGGACGAACAAGTTGGAAGCTTTAAACGTAACAGTGCTGCTCTCTTTAGTGTCATTAGTGGTGCTAATAGTCACACGAGTACAGCCTAA